The Erythrobacter sp. HL-111 DNA segment CTTGCCATCCCCAATATTGGCCCATGCCTTGAACACGGGCCCGGTCGCGAGCGGCACGCGCGGATTAACGAGGAGGACGGGCATTCCAGCCATGTCGTTCTCGACCGGCTCCAGCTCTGTCCCGGTCCCCCGGCCGATCGCCATGTCGGAACGCACGCAGCAGGGCACGTCTGCTCCCAAAGCAGATGCGCGCTCCAGCCAGTCGTCGGGCAGGCCGTGGAGCGCCTCGACGATGCGGAACACCGCCCCCGCATCGGCCGACCCTCCGCCGAGGCCGGCCGCGACGGGAAGGTTCTTCTCGAGCGTAATGGCGAGGCCCTGCGAGCGCGGCAGCGCGGAGAGTGTGCGGGCGACGAGATTATCGGACGTTTCACTCCTCCCCCCGAGAGGGGGGAGGTCGGGAGGGGGGCTTGCTTCGGTCAGATGATCGGACGGCGGTCCCCCCACCCCCAACCCCTCCCCCGTGGGGAGGGGAGATGCATCGAGCGATCCGGCGAATTCGCCCACCACGTGCAGGCTGTCCTGCTCCGCCGGAGAGGCGCTCAGCACATCGCCCGCATCGACGAAGGCGAACAGGGTTTCAAGCTCGTGATACCCGTCCTCCCGCCGCCTGCGGACGTGCAGCGCGAGGTTGATCTTGGCGTAGGCGGTTTCGCGCATCTTAGTTCCTCCCCGCACCGGGGAGGTGGCAGTCGCTGCAAGCGACTGACGGAGGGGACTCTCCGCCGGGACTGGTGCTTGCCGCTCTGCCCCTCCACCACTTCGTGGTCCCCCTCCCCGGAAGCGGGGAGGATCACCGGCTACATATTCGGATAATTCGGCCCGCCGCCGCCTTCCGGCGTCACCCAGTTGATGTTCTGGTTGGGGTCCTTGATGTCGCAGGTCTTGCAGTGGACGCAGTTCTGCGAATTGATCACGAATTGCGGCTCCTTGCCCTCTTCCTCGACCCATTCGTAGACGCCTGCCGGGCAATAGCGTGCCGACGGGCCGCCATAGACCTCGAGCTCGCTTTCCTTCTGCAGCTCGCGATCCTTGAGCTGAAGGTGGCAGGGCTGGTCCTCGGCGTGGTTGGTGTAGCTGAAGGCGACGTTGGTGAGCTTGTCGAAGCTGATCCGGCCATCGGGCTTGGGATAGTCGATCTTGGGATACATGTCCGCGCGGCCGGTCATCTCGTGGTCGCGGTGGTGCTTCATGCTGATCGGCAGGCCGATCTTCAGCGTGCGCATCCACATGTCGATCCCCGCGATCGCGGTGCCGAGGTCGCCGCCATACTTGGCGACGGCAGGCTGCGCGTTCCGGACCTTCTTCAGCTCGTCCGCGATCCAGCTCGAACGCAGGTTGCTGTCATAATCCGAAAGCTCGGTCTTCTCGTGGCCCGCCGCGATCGCCGCGGCGATGCTTTCGGCAGCGAGCATCCCGCTCTTCATCGCGGTGTGGCTGCCCTTGATCCGCGGCACGTTGACGAAGCCTGCCGCGCAGCCGATCAGCGCGCCGCCGGGGAAGGCGAGCCTGGGCACGGACTGCCAGCCGCCCTCGTTGATCGCGCGCGCGCCATAGGCGACACGCTTGCCGCCTTCGAGATATTCGCGGATCGCCGGATGGTGCTTCCAGCGCTGGAATTCCTGGTAGGGCGATACCCAGGGGTTCTTGTAATCGAGCGCGGTGACGAAACCGATCGCCACCTGGCCGTTCGCCTGGTGGTAGAGGAAGCCCCCGCCCCAGGTGTCGCTTTCGGTAAGCGGCCAGCCCTGCGTGTGGATGACGCGGCCCGGCACGTGCTTCTTGGGATCGATGTCCCACAATTCCTTGATGCCGAGGCCATAGACCTGCGGCTGGCAATTCGCCTCGAGGTCGAACTTCGCCTTCATCCGCTTGGTCAGCGAACCGCGCGCGCCTTCGGCAAAGAGCGTGTACTTGGCGTGGATTTCCATGCCCGGCTCGTAATCGGGCTTCTTCTCGCCATTGGCATCGACGCCCATGTCCTGCGTGATCACGCCCGCGACCGCGCCGTCGTCGTCGAAGATCACGTCGGCGGCGGGAAAGCCCGGAAAAACCATCACGCCGAGCGCCTCGGCCTGTTCGCCGAGCCAGCGGGTCATGTTGCCGAGCGAGCCGGTGTAGCAGCCCTTATTGCTCATCAGCGGGGGCATGATCGCGTGCGGGAGCGAGGTCTTGCCGGATTTCGACAGCATCCAGTGCCAGTTGTCGGTCACCGGCGTTTCGGCCATCGGGCAGCCATTGTCGCGCCAGTCGGGCAGGAGTTCGTCCAATGCCTTGGGATCAATCACCGCGCCCGACAGGATGTGCGCCCCGATCTCGGAGCCTTTCTCGAGCACGATGACCTCGAGTTCCTCGTTGATCTGCTTGAGCCGGATCGCGGCGGACAGGCCGGCCGGCCCGCCCCCCACGATGACGACATCGCAAGGCATTGATTCACGTTCGCTCATGCGCTTCTCTTGTAACTCTTGTTTCCGGCTGAGCGCCCGAAGGCGCCTGGGGGT contains these protein-coding regions:
- a CDS encoding electron transfer flavoprotein-ubiquinone oxidoreductase, producing the protein MSERESMPCDVVIVGGGPAGLSAAIRLKQINEELEVIVLEKGSEIGAHILSGAVIDPKALDELLPDWRDNGCPMAETPVTDNWHWMLSKSGKTSLPHAIMPPLMSNKGCYTGSLGNMTRWLGEQAEALGVMVFPGFPAADVIFDDDGAVAGVITQDMGVDANGEKKPDYEPGMEIHAKYTLFAEGARGSLTKRMKAKFDLEANCQPQVYGLGIKELWDIDPKKHVPGRVIHTQGWPLTESDTWGGGFLYHQANGQVAIGFVTALDYKNPWVSPYQEFQRWKHHPAIREYLEGGKRVAYGARAINEGGWQSVPRLAFPGGALIGCAAGFVNVPRIKGSHTAMKSGMLAAESIAAAIAAGHEKTELSDYDSNLRSSWIADELKKVRNAQPAVAKYGGDLGTAIAGIDMWMRTLKIGLPISMKHHRDHEMTGRADMYPKIDYPKPDGRISFDKLTNVAFSYTNHAEDQPCHLQLKDRELQKESELEVYGGPSARYCPAGVYEWVEEEGKEPQFVINSQNCVHCKTCDIKDPNQNINWVTPEGGGGPNYPNM
- a CDS encoding 4-(cytidine 5'-diphospho)-2-C-methyl-D-erythritol kinase produces the protein MRETAYAKINLALHVRRRREDGYHELETLFAFVDAGDVLSASPAEQDSLHVVGEFAGSLDASPLPTGEGLGVGGPPSDHLTEASPPPDLPPLGGRSETSDNLVARTLSALPRSQGLAITLEKNLPVAAGLGGGSADAGAVFRIVEALHGLPDDWLERASALGADVPCCVRSDMAIGRGTGTELEPVENDMAGMPVLLVNPRVPLATGPVFKAWANIGDGKDRGGLPQGPARHIAFEGRNDLEPPAIFLCPVIREVLDAIEDTSPWLARMSGSGASCFALYDSEADRDAAARRIAADRPGWWQLAGKLR